From one Anabas testudineus chromosome 18, fAnaTes1.2, whole genome shotgun sequence genomic stretch:
- the kdm6ba gene encoding lysine-specific demethylase 6B, with protein sequence MHHGVEQFGGRGTRDSFPLDGLNRGPWPPVGSRAWQPPVRCPPGINQHQLLPHLPPGPIGGLNHSSKFFSNGAMRGGEKLEPPQSMLPGLQREQRPPHHHPYPPPPHRAWEQLGQLYESHLPPQGHPGVPLANEHSLRLHNGGYAGSGGPPPNSHLSHSRSNQLLKFGGAQEQHVPRGPPLLGDEMWAQVHQQRGYPGKMLGGQLKRPGPPLGEHSVIQHTPPQSLHSSSRPPTTEDCPSPSKRKKSSDQVSHPGLQRYSGQTMLSQQQSPVHHLPPKSAFWNPLHKESNPPWQPHTSERKNPQAQEFQEPNRQRMANYSQKSSPASSSPSNLSPPSNSSAGSYKRDCAPKLKKDPFKPQAVNHQSPHSSYPSPSSKLGLAPPCQSMEPHGSQNQRGHLIGGQGGSQATSHTASTLTRGDKNQHLHAQSSPANPPATSSSNNSSSVPYSHFQPHPGLGHQGPSNPPPPAANSRISVPQQQQSGPHGAWRYQSKPSSHSRESDIYRPPGLLPQRQQSHNQVVDSRVPSQHHHRVSPPLPQTNSTRTPVITPNVPTSQTSCPISPYNSSSSSTSGGVTTATATPPVGCSENSLKNNWQKDQDSVCQTSTSAITRPTAHLDALLQLDTRRGHAPMASKHHKQRSPQPQQEEPTKSQHTKEKKSYYTHSELEQHPPFSSSSLFSSGLQRAGDRISNPLANPVPPSTVNSAPQPYSPTLSSRLDHQPDSASTQVYSQSQLRPPAPTSVPQSIEEALDKLDAELEGHMQAEERRKRDKEELERRIREEERLKKEWDMRQKREEERKRKELEKEEERKKRELERQEEERRRREWERREQERKRREAERLEEERKNREWEKKKKEQEKHEEERKKREAERQERNKRELERLEEEKKKRELERRREEEEKKRTEWKREEELYNAIGKEQPATENLEKLLSDNASSTHPPPRLSSATPSGPLPPVSQVSPPYPWLSRGGVVPCPPGQTSATNTPVERLRPPPLTPQTDYAREKQRQREMWSNNGGTTFSPSSTHNTSGMNQPVYPPKPPAMQAAPSQSKDSAKERESSQLSLPTLTLREPPKLYQAFPRENPPPPLSSTSTGRIPNRQVTGSGLENATSRCSTNFDSAQFEEEPSELSTLLPDGLANIMAMLDESIKKEEEMCNSEKSGSTGLLGKFSPSAPPVKNYLCAPDLIPAMKQQPNQEEFGSNPHASPPVLSRQGSLASPCSRTSSVNEEDEDYLKPFPNVSKQSIDMDMGVANTNYRHSDLAKLYGLPEQTKSEADEDDDEEDSETPSCSPPPQRPHLHQTGVNSMFKSLATVLESQKYAYRGGPFGRPPPSALVGVKYSSSLSLGPGICPQQQGCSPTSDSTNPPFSPAAPPLKSSPLLEDEKLKIEDEDDWRDDGEATEDLINSIKKESTPTIKPIKVVKEEQRLMTISESSLAELGKSCEVILSRQSLPNKKSHDKPNSHRKLEERHKHEKGKEHRDKDRHRDREREKEKKRKHSHSSSKKHEDRREKKHRDKREDMAFSSSSSSSSSSSHSSSSHKRHKDGKTHKKDRRILGDLNLQSKDGSEKSMSECDTDKKKRKEAFGASSTSEGEHAEWTSKCSGERSEHKKGSESGSSLGSTDFMKLKALSDGPPKELKIRLIKVESGDRETFIASEVEEKRIPLEEISIKNTASEIIRSCKAARVKGKFKESFLLPAFSVKPIMTSEEPIPREKLNPPTPSIYLESKRDAFSPVLLQFCTDPKNPVTVIRGLAGSLRLNLGLFSTKSLVEANADQAVEVRTQVQQPADENWDPSGTGQTWPCESSRSHTTIAKYAQYQASSFQESLQEEKGSEDEDDEDDEKEKKPSISCDTLSKDSFKESSSGEQKPVGKIIKFGTNIDLSDPKRWKAQLQELQKLPAFMRVSSSGNMLSHVGHTILGMNSVQLYMKVPGSRTPGHQENNNFCSVNINIGPGDCEWFCVHEDYWQAINDFCEKHGVDYLTGSWWPVLEDLYNANIPVYRFIQRPGDLVWINAGTVHWVQAVGWCNNIAWNVGPLNGYQYQVALERFEYNEVKKVKSIVPMIHVSWNVARTVKITDPNTYKMIKHCLLQSMKHIQILRDQLVAGGKKISYQSRVKDEPAYYCNECDVEVFNLLFVTSENSSRKTYVVHCEDCARQRSPNLTNVVVLEQYRIEELMNTYDSFSLASSSSR encoded by the exons ATGCATCACGGAGTAGAGCAGTTTGGCGGGCGTGGCACACGGGATTCCTTCCCTCTGGACGGACTCAACCGGGGGCCATGGCCTCCCGTGGGCAGCCGCGCCTGGCAGCCACCTGTCAG GTGTCCGCCTGGAATCAACCAACACCAGCTCCTTCCTCATCTACCTCCAGGTCCTATAGGTGGACTGAACCATTCCAGCAAATTCTTCAGTAATGG GGCTATGAGAGGAGGCGAAAAGCTTGAGCCCCCACAGTCAATGTTACCAGGCTTGCAGAGGGAGCAAAGACCTCCTCATCATCACCCTTATCCGCCACCTCCCCACAGAGCATGGGAGCAACTAGGGCAGTTGTATGAATCCCACCTCCCTCCTCAAGGACATCCTGGTGTGCCTCTTGCCAATGAGCACTCACTCCGTCTACATAATGGAGGTTATGCAGGCAGTGGTGGACCACCCCCAAACTCACATCTTTCCCACAGCAGGTCCAACCAACTGCTCAAG TTTGGAGGTGCTCAGGAGCAACATGTTCCCCGGGGTCCACCATTGCTGGGAGATGAAATGTGGGCACAGGTGCACCAG CAGAGGGGGTACCCAGGGAAGATGTTGGGAGGTCAGCTAAAGAGACCAGGCCCGCCACTAGGAGAACACTCTGTTATCCAGCACACTCCTCCACAATCCCTGCACTCGTCGTCCCGACCTCCCACTACTGAGGACTGTCCCAGTCCCAGTAAGAGGAAAAAGAGCTCGGATCAG GTATCCCATCCTGGGCTTCAGCGTTACTCTGGGCAAACTATGTTGTCTCAGCAGCAATCACCAGTTCACCACCTCCCTCCAAAATCTGCATTCTGGAACCCGCTTCACAAGGAAAGCAACCCTCCCTGGCAGCCCCACACCTCTGAACGTAAAAACCCACAGGCACAGGAGTTCCAG GAACCCAACAGACAAAGAATGGCCAACTACAGCCAAAAATCCTCTCCTGCATCCTCCTCCCCTTCAAACCTCTCTCCTCCGTCAAACTCATCTGCAGGGAGCTATAAACGTGATTGTGCTCCAAAGCTCAAGAAAGACCCGTTCAAACCTCAGGCTGTAAATCATCAGTCCCCTCACTCCTCTTACCCCAGCCCCAGCTCTAAACTGGGATTAGCTCCACCCTGCCAGTCCATGGAGCCTCATGGTTCTCAGAACCAGAGAGGCCATCTCATTGGGGGCCAAGGTGGCAGCCAAGCTACCTCCCACACAGCATCTACCCTAACCAGAGGTGACAAAAATCAACACCTACATGCCCAGTCATCACCAGCAAACCCTCCAgcaaccagcagcagcaacaacagcagcagtgtgccTTATAGCCACTTCCAGCCTCACCCGGGGCTGGGGCACCAGGGTCCCTCTAATCCTCCACCCCCTGCTGCCAACAGCAGAATCTCAGTACCTCAGCAACAGCAAAGTGGGCCCCATGGGGCCTGGCGATACCAGAGCAAACCCAGCAGTCACTCCCGG GAGTCGGACATCTACAGGCCTCCAGGACTGCTACCTCAGCGACAGCAGAGCCACAATCAGGTTGTTGACAGTCGGGTTCCCTCCCAGCATCACCATCGTGTcagtcctcctcttcctcaaacTAACTCCACCCGAACACCTGTCATTACCCCCAATGTTCCTACATCCCAGACCTCCTGTCCGATCAGCCcctacaacagcagcagcagcagcacctctgGTGGTGTAACCACAGCAACCGCAACACCCCCTGTTGGTTGCTCTGAGAACAGCCTTAAGAACAACTGGCAAAAAGATCAAGATTCAGTATGCCAAACCTCCACTAGTGCTATCACTAGGCCTACTGCACATCTGgatgctctgctgcagctggataCTCGAAGAGGCCATGCCCCTATGGCAAGCAAACATCACAAACAGAGGTCACCCCAACCACAGCAAGAGGAACCTACCAAGTCCCAACACACAAAGGAGAAGAAGTCATACTATACCCATTCTGAACTGGAGCAACATCCTCCATTTTCCTCATCATCTTTGTTCTCCTCAGGTCTCCAGAGGGCAGGTGACAGAATTTCAAATCCACTTGCTAACCCTGTTCCACCTTCCACTGTCAACTCTGCCCCTCAGCCATACAGTCCAACCCTCTCCTCTAGACTGGATCATCAGCCAGACTCTGCCTCAACACAGGTGTATTCTCAGTCGCAGCTCCGTCCACCAGCTCCCACCTCTGTACCCCAGTCCATTGAAGAGGCTCTAGACAAGCTTGATGCTGAGCTAGAGGGACACATGCAAGCtgaggaaaggaggaagagggataAAGAGGAGCTAGAGAGAAGaatcagagaagaagagagactaAAGAAAGAATGGGACATGAGACAAAAGcgggaagaggagaggaagaggaaagagcttgaaaaagaggaggagaggaaaaagagagaacttgagagacaggaggaggagagaagaagaagagaatggGAGAGGCgggagcaagagagaaagagaagagaagcagagaggctggaggaggagaggaaaaacagagaatgggaaaagaagaagaaagagcaggagaagcatgaagaggagaggaagaagagagaagcagagaggcaggagagaaataaaagagaactAGAGAggctggaagaagaaaagaaaaagagagagctggagaggaggcgagaagaagaagagaaaaagagaacggagtggaagagggaggaggaattGTACAATGCAATAGGCAAAGAACAGCCAGCTACTGAAAATCTGGAAAAACTACTCTCTGACAACGCCTCCTCAACACACCCACCCCCTCGCCTCTCTTCCGCTACTCCTTCAGGTCCATTACCCCCGGTTTCCCAGGTTTCACCCCCCTACCCCTGGCTAAGCCGTGGTGGCGTAGTCCCCTGTCCACCGGGCCAGACATCTGCCACCAACACTCCTGTAGAAAGGCTGCGGCCACCTCCTCTTACACCTCAGACTGATTATGCCAGAGAAaagcagaggcagagggagatgTGGAGCAACAATGGCGGAACGACATTCAGCCCCTCATCAACACACAATACCTCAGGCATGAACCAGCCGGTATACCCCCCCAAGCCTCCGGCAATGCAAGCTGCACCCAGTCAATCCAAAGACTCAGCCAAGGAAAGAGAGAGCAGCCAACTCTCTCTCCCCACATTGACACTTAGAGAACCCCCCAAACTGTATCAGGCTTTCCCCAGAGAAAATCCTCCACCACCTTtatcctccacctccacaggGAGAATTCCTAACAGGCAGGTGACAGGAAGTGGTTTGGAAAATGCTACCAGCAGGTGCAGCACCAATTTTGACAGTGCACAGTTTGAGGAGGAGCCCTCTGAGTTGTCAACACTGCTTCCTGATGGCCTGGCTAACATTATGGCCATGCTGGATGAGTCTAtcaaaaaagaagaggagatgtGTAACAGTGAGAAGTCTGGGTCCACAGGTCTTCTTGGCAAGTTTTCTCCTAGTGCTCCACCTGTCAAAAACTACCTGTGTGCACCAGACCTCATTCCAGCAATGAAACAACAACCTAACCAGGAAGAGTTTGGATCAAACCCCCATGCTAGCCCTCCTGTGCTAAGTCGCCAAGGCTCTCTGGCATCCCCTTGCAGCCGGACGTCATCTGTTAACGAGGAGGATGAGGACTACCTGAAACCGTTCCCTAATGTCTCTAAACAGTCAATTGATATGGATATGGGAGTAGCCAACACCAATTACCGCCACAGTGACCTGGCTAAACTTTATGGCCTCCCTGAGCAGACTAAAAGTGAGGCTGATGAAGATGACGATGAAGAGGATTCTGAGACCCCATCATGTTCTCCACCACCCCAAAGACCCCACCTCCACCAAACAGGGGTAAACAGCATGTTCAAGTCCCTGGCGACAGTTTTGGAGAGCCAGAAGTATGCTTACAGAGGTGGGCCTTTTGGGCGACCCCCTCCATCAGCTCTGGTTGGGGTCAAATATTCCTCTTCACTATCACTGGGCCCTGGTATCTGCCCCCAGCAGCAAGGCTGTTCTCCTACGTCAGATTCAACCAATCCACCGTTCAGTCCAGCTGCCCCACCTTTAAAGTCCTCTCCTCTGTTGGAAGATGAAAAACTCAAAATAGAGGATGAAGATGACTGGAGAGATGATGGAGAAGCAACAGAAGATTTGATCAACTCCATCAAAAAGGAGAGTACTCCTACCATAAAGCCCATTAAGGTGGTCAAAGAAGAGCAAAGGTTGATGACCATCTCAGAGTCTTCTCTGGCAGAATTGGGCAAGAGTTGTGAGGTCATCCTTAGTCGACAGTCACTTCCTAACAAGAAGTCCCACGATAAACCCAACAGTCATAGGAAACTGGAGGAAAGGCACAAAcatgagaaaggaaaagaacacagagataaagacagacacagggacagagagagggagaaagagaaaaagagaaagcacagtcacagcagcagcaagaagcatgaagacaggagagaaaagaagcatAGAGATAAGAGAGAGGATATGgccttctcctcttcatcctcgtcctcctcctcttcctcccattCCAGCTCCAGCCACAAGCGGCACAAGGATGGCAAGACCCATAAGAAAGATCGCAGAATTCTAGGTGATCTCAACCTTCAGAGCAAAGATGGGTCTGAGAAGAGTATGAGCGAATGTGACACAGATAAAAAGAAACGCAAGGAAGCATTTGGTGCCAGCTCCACCAGTGAAGGTGAGCATGCAGAGTGGACGTCAAAGTGTTCTGGAGAAAGATCTGAGCACAAAAAAGGCTCGGAATCGGGTTCTTCGTTAGGTTCCACCGACTTCATGAAATTGAAGGCACTGTCAGATGGGCCACCCAAAGAGCTAAAGATTCGCCTGATTAAAGTGGAGAGCGGGGACAGGGAGACATTCATTGCCTCCgaggtggaggaaaaaagaatCCCACTGGAAGAAATCAGCATCAAAAACACTGCCAGTGAAATCATCAGGTCCTGCAA gGCAGCCAGAGTCAAAGGAAAGTTCAAAGAGTCTTTCTTGCTCCCAGCCTTCTCCGTGAAGCCCATCATGACTTCTGAGGAACCCATTCCTAGGGAGAAGCTCAATCCTCCTACACCCAGTATCTAT TTGGAGAGTAAGAGGGACGCCTTCTCCCCTGTGCTGCTACAGTTCTGCACAGACCCCAAGAATCCTGTTACTGTCATCAGAGGCCTGGCAGGATCTCTACGACTCA acCTTGgactgttttctacaaagtcacTGGTGGAAGCCAATGCAGATCAGGCAGTGGAGGTGAGGACTCAAGTACAGCAGCCTGCTGATGAGAACTGGGACCCCAGTGGGACGGGTCAGACCTGGCCCTGTGAGAGCAGCCGTTCCCACACCACCATTGCCAAGTACGCCCAGTACCAGGCCTCCAGTTTCCAGGAGAGTCTGCAG GAGGAGAAGGGCAgcgaggatgaggatgatgaagatgatgagaaggagaagaagcCATCCATCAGTTGTGATACTCTCAGCAAGGACAGTTTTAAAGAAAGTAGCAG CGGTGAGCAGAAACCAGTTGGGAAGATCATTAAATTTGGCACCAACATCGACCTATCCGATCCTAAGAG GTGGAAGGCCCAGCTGCAAGAATTGCAGAAGCTGCCAGCTTTTATGCGTGTATCATCCAGTGGAAACATGCTAAGTCATGTTGGACATACAATTTTAGGCATGAACTCTGTTCAGCTCTACATGAAAGTTCCAGGGAGCCGGACACCAG GTCACCAGGAGAACAATAACTTTTGCTCAGTGAACATTAACATTGGTCCTGGAGACTGTGAGTGGTTCTGTGTCCATGAGGACTATTGGCAGGCCATCAATGACTTTTGTGAAAA ACACGGAGTGGACTATCTGACAGGGTCCTGGTGGCCTGTGCTGGAAGACCTCTACAACGCCAACATTCCCGTGTATCGCTTCATCCAGCGACCTGGAGACTTAGTATGGATCAATGCTGGAACTGTTCACTGGGTCCAAGCTGTGGGCTGGTGCAACAACATTGCCTGGAATGTGGGACCCCTGAATG GTTACCAGTACCAGGTGGCCCTGGAAAGGTTTGAATATAATGAAGTAAAGAAGGTTAAGTCCATCGTCCCCATGATTCACGTGTCCTGGAACGTGGCCCGCACTGTCAAAATCACCGACCCAAACACTTACAAGATGATCAA ACACTGCTTGCTCCAGTCCATGAAGCACATCCAGATCCTGCGAGACCAACTTGTGGCTGGCGGCAAGAAGATTTCCTACCAGAGTCGGGTCAAGGACGAGCCTGCCTACTACTGCAACGAGTGTGAC GTGGAGGTGttcaatttgttgtttgtgacaagtgagaacagcagcaggaagacatATGTGGTTCACTGTGAGGACTGCGCACGTCAGCGGAGCCCCAACCTGACCAACGTAGTGGTGCTAGAGCAGTACCGCATAGAAGAGCTCATGAACACTTATGACTCCTTCAGCCTG GCCTCATCTTCCTCCCGGTGA
- the tmem88b gene encoding transmembrane protein 88 b: MSMAGTLEKGAHHQALDLSEELAPHHHLHTNYQQHLHHSNSLASTTAVGGGRETPSRVVIPPPYSAAESGGSEAPLELRGTLDCWACSVLVTAQNLVIAAINACLAGLVFGTILTPAIVMVVFGFLCHSTVRPHGTTPYCSDLLTDGGCVALLVVGFLLVTPLLVLALAAYCRLAGHLQLGLCFIPYSRAVYKNLPATQHRGLGTGCCSGRDGADGSRKGKVWV, from the exons ATGAGTATGGCTGGTACTCTAGAGAAGGGTGCCCACCACCAGGCCTTGGACCTGTCTGAGGAGCTGGCGCCTCATCACCATCTTCACACCAACTACCAACAGCATCTGCACCATTCCAACTCTCTGGCCTCCACCACTGCTGTCGGTGGAGGCAGAGAAACACCTTCACGTGTTGTCATACCTCCTCCTTATTCTGCAGCTGAGAGCGGAGGCAGTGAAGCTCCTCTGGAGCTGAGGGGGACCCTGGACTGTTGGGCCTGCTCCGTGCTGGTGACTGCACAGAACCTGGTGATTGCTGCGATCAACGCCTGCCTTGCTGGACTGGTGTTCGGGACAATCCTTACACCGGCCATTGTCATGGTGGTGTTTGGCTTCCTCTGTCACTCAACG GTCCGCCCTCATGGGACAACTCCCTACTGCTCAGACCTGCTGACTGATGGAGGCTGTGTGGCTCTGCTGGTGGTGGGCTTCCTCTTGGTCACCCCTCTGCTGGTCCTGGCGCTGGCTGCGTACTGTCGCCTGGCCGGACACCTCCAGCTGGGCCTGTGCTTCATCCCGTACAGCCGCGCCGTGTACAAGAACCTGCCAGCCACCCAGCACCGTGGCCTGGGCACTGGCTGCTGCAGTGGACGAGACGGAGCCGATGGCAGCAGGAAGGGAAAAGTCTGGGTGTGA